The Roseovarius sp. EL26 genome has a window encoding:
- a CDS encoding indolepyruvate ferredoxin oxidoreductase family protein, producing the protein MTRQQVSLDDRFDLTKSQILLNGTQALVRLMLMQAHRDRQAGLNTAGYVSGYRGSPLGAVDMQMHRAEHKLAEAQIKFQEGLNEDLAATALWGTQQAELRGEGQYDGVFGLWYGKGPGVDRSGDVMRHANMAGTSKYGGVLMAMGDDHTGESSTVCHQSDWAMVDAYMPVLSPAGVQEILDYGLYGYALSRYAGVWSGLKLMKDTVEVTSVVDGSPDRMQFVEPDFDMPDGGLNIRLNDHWITQEARIIDHKRFAAEAFARANKIDNRVWGKSGAKIGFVAAGKNWLDLVHALSLLGIDGEEAERLGVTTYKIGQTFPMDMHSFHDWAEGLDLIVVVEEKRKLIELQIKEAIFDDRRGRRVYGWYKGGAGGLHQEELFPTRMALNPVMIAEKIGNILIEEGRNTDQMQAGMARIDEARQADNAEDIAARLPYFCAGCPHNTSTKLPDGSRAYAGIGCHIMAMWMDRETTGYTHMGGEGANWIGEAPFSTRAHVFQNMGDGTYNHSGIQSIRAALAAGVNVTFKILYNDAVAMTGGQTNEGGLDAPRIVAELRAMGVRNVSVVYDDKEDVDLKKFPAGVEAHERAELMRVQERFAKLEGVSAIVYIQTCAAEKRRRRKRGNFPDPDQRVFINTDVCEGCGDCGVQSNCVAITPVDTELGRKRAVDQSACNKDFSCLNGFCPSFVTLKGAKPRKHGGKAVEIPNLPAPKLPAIDGTHNIVITGIGGTGVVTLGAILAQAAEIDGKGAGVMEMAGLAQKGGAVHIHCRLANKPEDISAIRVAVGEAHALIGGDLVVSAGAQALRLTRSGKTGAVVNSHETMTGDFTRDTEFRLPTERLELSLTARLKDRTHLFDATVLAMQIMGDAIYSNMIVMGGAWQAGLIPLSAGAIREAIELNGTAVERNLRAFEIGRWAVQDPQAVIELAHVESVERPQTLEDKIAFREAHLRDYQGRRLVKRYQRMLAGVEDSKLKQSLALGYHKLLSYKDEYEVSRLLLRSREQAEEAFEGDFEMTYHLAPPVLGGKGADGWPRKRAFGSWLTGSLKILARMRGLRGTPFDPFGYSAERKMERALIRQYEADMKAILPKISEHNHDAVIALAQLPLSIRGFGSIKVEAVAKAAKRREELLAAIRDGNAPLQQAAQ; encoded by the coding sequence ATGACCAGGCAGCAGGTTTCATTGGATGATCGGTTTGATCTGACAAAATCGCAGATATTATTGAACGGAACGCAGGCATTGGTTCGCCTTATGCTGATGCAGGCCCATCGGGATCGTCAAGCAGGTCTGAATACAGCGGGGTATGTTTCGGGATATCGGGGGTCGCCTTTGGGGGCCGTTGACATGCAGATGCACCGGGCTGAGCACAAGCTAGCAGAGGCGCAAATCAAGTTTCAGGAAGGCCTGAACGAAGATCTGGCGGCAACCGCACTGTGGGGCACGCAGCAGGCCGAACTGCGCGGCGAGGGCCAATACGATGGCGTCTTTGGGCTTTGGTACGGGAAAGGGCCGGGGGTTGACCGATCCGGCGACGTGATGCGCCACGCCAATATGGCAGGCACATCGAAATACGGCGGTGTATTGATGGCCATGGGGGATGACCATACCGGAGAAAGTTCAACCGTGTGTCACCAATCGGATTGGGCGATGGTGGATGCGTATATGCCGGTTTTATCACCAGCGGGCGTGCAGGAGATCCTTGATTATGGCCTCTATGGGTATGCCTTGTCGCGCTATGCCGGGGTTTGGTCTGGGCTGAAATTGATGAAAGACACGGTCGAGGTCACCAGCGTTGTCGATGGCAGCCCGGACCGGATGCAGTTTGTTGAGCCTGATTTTGATATGCCAGATGGCGGTTTGAATATCCGCTTGAATGACCATTGGATCACGCAAGAGGCGCGTATCATTGATCACAAGAGGTTTGCTGCAGAAGCCTTTGCTCGTGCAAATAAAATTGACAATAGGGTATGGGGAAAATCGGGCGCAAAGATTGGTTTTGTTGCGGCCGGTAAGAACTGGCTGGATCTTGTTCATGCGCTCAGCTTGCTGGGCATTGATGGAGAGGAGGCCGAACGGCTGGGCGTCACGACCTACAAAATTGGTCAGACGTTTCCAATGGATATGCACAGCTTTCATGACTGGGCCGAGGGTTTGGACCTGATTGTCGTGGTTGAAGAAAAGCGCAAACTGATCGAGCTGCAAATCAAGGAAGCCATTTTTGATGACCGTCGGGGTCGGCGGGTTTACGGTTGGTACAAGGGCGGTGCGGGTGGTTTGCATCAAGAAGAGCTGTTTCCGACCCGTATGGCATTGAATCCGGTCATGATTGCCGAAAAGATCGGTAATATCCTAATTGAAGAGGGTCGCAATACCGATCAGATGCAAGCCGGTATGGCGCGGATTGATGAGGCCCGACAGGCGGATAATGCAGAAGATATAGCAGCGCGCTTGCCGTATTTTTGTGCTGGTTGTCCGCATAATACCTCGACCAAGCTGCCGGATGGCAGCCGGGCCTATGCCGGGATTGGCTGCCACATCATGGCGATGTGGATGGACCGCGAAACCACCGGATACACGCATATGGGTGGTGAGGGGGCAAACTGGATTGGTGAGGCACCGTTTTCCACCCGCGCGCATGTGTTTCAAAACATGGGCGACGGCACCTATAACCATTCTGGAATTCAATCCATTCGGGCTGCGCTGGCGGCGGGTGTGAATGTGACCTTTAAGATCCTGTACAATGATGCCGTGGCGATGACTGGTGGGCAAACCAATGAGGGTGGGCTGGATGCGCCCCGAATTGTGGCTGAGCTGCGGGCCATGGGGGTGCGAAATGTTTCTGTGGTCTATGACGACAAGGAAGATGTTGATCTGAAAAAGTTTCCTGCGGGAGTAGAGGCGCATGAACGCGCTGAGTTGATGCGAGTACAGGAGCGTTTTGCGAAGCTCGAAGGTGTGTCCGCGATTGTCTACATTCAGACCTGTGCCGCGGAAAAACGTCGCCGTCGAAAACGGGGTAATTTTCCTGATCCGGATCAGCGTGTGTTTATCAATACGGATGTCTGCGAGGGGTGCGGTGATTGCGGGGTGCAAAGCAATTGCGTGGCGATCACACCGGTCGATACAGAACTGGGCCGTAAACGTGCCGTGGATCAATCGGCGTGCAACAAAGATTTCAGTTGTCTCAATGGGTTTTGCCCGTCTTTTGTCACGCTAAAGGGGGCAAAACCACGTAAACATGGCGGCAAGGCGGTAGAAATTCCGAACCTTCCTGCGCCGAAATTGCCAGCAATCGACGGCACTCATAACATCGTGATTACGGGTATTGGCGGCACAGGCGTTGTCACGCTGGGGGCCATTCTGGCACAAGCGGCCGAGATCGATGGCAAAGGGGCTGGTGTAATGGAAATGGCGGGCCTCGCGCAAAAGGGCGGTGCGGTACATATTCATTGCAGGTTGGCCAATAAGCCGGAAGACATTAGCGCCATTCGTGTGGCCGTGGGTGAGGCGCATGCGCTGATTGGTGGTGATCTGGTGGTCAGTGCCGGGGCGCAGGCGCTACGACTGACGCGATCAGGTAAAACGGGTGCGGTGGTCAATAGCCACGAAACCATGACCGGTGATTTTACCCGCGATACGGAATTTCGCCTGCCAACCGAGCGGTTGGAACTGTCACTGACTGCGCGGCTAAAAGACCGGACCCATCTGTTTGATGCCACGGTACTGGCGATGCAGATTATGGGCGATGCGATTTACTCCAACATGATCGTGATGGGCGGGGCCTGGCAAGCGGGTTTGATTCCGCTGAGTGCAGGAGCCATCCGAGAGGCGATTGAGCTAAATGGCACGGCTGTGGAGCGCAATTTACGCGCCTTTGAAATTGGACGTTGGGCCGTTCAGGATCCGCAAGCGGTTATCGAGCTTGCGCATGTTGAGAGTGTTGAGCGACCTCAGACATTAGAGGATAAGATTGCTTTCCGCGAGGCACACCTGAGGGATTATCAAGGGCGTAGATTGGTCAAGCGATATCAGCGCATGCTTGCGGGTGTTGAAGATTCTAAGCTGAAACAATCCCTGGCGCTCGGGTATCATAAGCTTTTGTCTTACAAGGACGAATATGAGGTTTCCCGGTTGCTCCTCAGAAGTCGGGAACAAGCGGAGGAGGCCTTTGAGGGTGATTTCGAGATGACCTATCATCTTGCGCCGCCCGTTTTGGGGGGCAAGGGCGCAGATGGCTGGCCTCGTAAACGTGCCTTCGGCAGTTGGTTGACGGGATCGCTAAAGATTTTGGCGCGGATGCGTGGCCTGCGCGGAACACCATTTGATCCGTTTGGCTATAGTGCAGAGCGCAAGATGGAGCGCGCTCTGATCCGACAATATGAGGCGGATATGAAGGCCATTCTTCCAAAGATTTCCGAGC
- a CDS encoding LysR family transcriptional regulator — protein sequence MDWDKLRIFHAVADVGSLTHAGDQLHLSQSAVSRQIRALEEALHTTLFHRHARGLILTEQGELLFDATKAMMKRLDTATARIHDSEEEVFGEIKVTTTNAFGTLWLAPRLPHLYEKYPDLKIDLMLEERVLDLPMREADVAIRMKEPSQADLIRKRLMDVHMRLYASKEYLEQHGTPGTIKDLKDHRLICQSPNAHQVSAGGRLIQDLITHGVSVGLTVNNYYGVLQAVRHNLGVGVLPDYLMQDYPEVLRILPDVQSSDVPVYLAYPEELRHSKRVEAFNAFVKDEIIAHRKRERAQLTN from the coding sequence ATGGATTGGGATAAGCTTAGAATCTTTCACGCCGTCGCAGATGTCGGTAGCCTGACCCATGCCGGGGATCAGCTCCACCTGTCGCAATCGGCGGTCTCGCGGCAGATCAGGGCCCTCGAAGAGGCGCTGCACACTACCCTTTTTCACCGCCATGCCCGCGGACTGATTCTCACCGAACAGGGCGAATTGCTGTTCGATGCTACTAAGGCGATGATGAAACGACTTGATACGGCCACCGCCCGCATCCACGACAGCGAAGAAGAAGTCTTTGGCGAGATTAAAGTCACGACCACCAACGCCTTTGGCACGCTATGGCTCGCCCCGCGCCTGCCCCATCTGTATGAAAAATACCCCGACCTGAAAATTGACCTCATGCTCGAAGAGCGTGTGCTTGACCTGCCCATGCGCGAAGCCGATGTCGCCATCCGCATGAAAGAGCCCAGCCAGGCCGACCTGATCCGCAAGCGCCTGATGGATGTACACATGCGGCTTTATGCATCCAAAGAGTATCTTGAACAGCACGGAACGCCCGGGACGATCAAAGATCTAAAAGACCATCGTCTGATCTGCCAAAGCCCGAATGCCCATCAGGTCAGTGCCGGTGGCCGGTTGATCCAAGATCTTATCACACATGGCGTTTCAGTCGGCTTGACCGTCAACAACTACTATGGCGTCTTGCAGGCAGTGCGCCATAACCTTGGGGTTGGCGTTCTTCCCGATTATCTTATGCAAGATTATCCCGAGGTGCTCCGCATCCTACCCGATGTGCAATCCAGTGACGTGCCGGTTTATCTGGCCTACCCAGAAGAATTGCGTCACTCAAAACGAGTCGAAGCCTTCAACGCCTTTGTCAAAGACGAAATTATCGCTCATCGCAAACGCGAACGGGCCCAGCTGACTAACTGA
- a CDS encoding Xaa-Pro peptidase family protein, which produces MTRGFPEAEFRNRVSNAQTLMAEQGLGAILLTTEPNVRYFSGFLTRFWESPSRPWFLIVPAAGEPIAVIPSIGSVLMGRGWINDIRTWSAPNLEDDGVTLLAETLREVGGPIGVPSGYETHLRMPLTDFERVKTLSGLEFTGDAGIVADLRAVKSEAEIAKIEVACGIAARSFARMGEIAREGISVEQVFRDFQRLLLEEGADWVPYISGAAAPGGYDDVISLASPNPMSAGDVLMLDTGAIWDGYFCDYDRNFSIGTPSDAVKSAHARLIEATHAGLEAARPGATARDVWKAMADIAGAGEEAGRLGHALGMQLTEGLSLTPRDETVLKPGMVITLEPGTEVSPGKIMVHEENIVITEGAPRVISPLADPAIVQL; this is translated from the coding sequence ATGACGCGCGGGTTTCCTGAAGCCGAGTTTCGTAACCGGGTTAGCAATGCACAGACGTTGATGGCGGAACAGGGGCTTGGGGCAATCTTGCTGACGACTGAGCCGAATGTCCGTTATTTCAGCGGATTTCTGACCCGGTTCTGGGAAAGCCCTAGCCGCCCTTGGTTCTTGATTGTGCCTGCCGCGGGTGAGCCGATTGCGGTGATTCCGTCGATTGGGTCCGTGCTGATGGGACGCGGGTGGATCAACGACATTCGCACTTGGTCCGCCCCGAACCTTGAGGATGACGGTGTTACACTTTTGGCGGAGACCCTGCGCGAAGTTGGCGGGCCGATTGGGGTACCTTCTGGGTACGAGACGCATCTTCGGATGCCCTTGACTGACTTTGAGCGTGTGAAGACGCTCAGTGGGTTGGAATTTACCGGTGACGCCGGGATCGTGGCTGATCTGCGGGCGGTAAAATCAGAGGCTGAGATTGCAAAGATCGAAGTGGCTTGCGGCATTGCCGCGCGCTCTTTTGCCCGAATGGGTGAGATTGCGCGTGAAGGTATTTCCGTTGAACAGGTCTTTCGCGACTTTCAAAGGTTGCTGTTAGAGGAGGGCGCAGATTGGGTACCCTATATTTCCGGCGCTGCTGCACCGGGCGGGTATGACGATGTGATTTCTCTTGCGTCACCCAACCCGATGTCGGCCGGTGATGTGTTGATGCTGGATACTGGGGCCATTTGGGATGGTTATTTTTGCGATTATGATCGCAACTTTTCCATCGGAACGCCGTCTGACGCCGTTAAATCAGCCCATGCGCGACTGATCGAGGCGACCCATGCGGGGCTTGAGGCCGCACGTCCCGGCGCAACGGCGCGTGATGTCTGGAAGGCGATGGCTGATATTGCGGGCGCTGGCGAAGAAGCGGGGCGTTTGGGTCATGCTTTGGGCATGCAGTTGACCGAAGGGCTTTCTTTGACACCACGAGATGAAACAGTGCTGAAACCCGGCATGGTTATCACATTGGAGCCGGGCACCGAAGTATCGCCCGGAAAGATCATGGTACATGAAGAAAACATCGTGATTACCGAGGGCGCGCCACGGGTAATCTCACCGCTGGCTGACCCTGCGATCGTGCAACTGTAA